The following coding sequences lie in one Anguilla rostrata isolate EN2019 chromosome 8, ASM1855537v3, whole genome shotgun sequence genomic window:
- the LOC135261545 gene encoding C-type lectin domain family 4 member E-like isoform X2, which produces MLFLDFVFHPLGHLKAKSRLCCPPYKVATVCLGLLCAFSVIVIIILFVYLEVPKQCPVGYVQFTSRCYHFSSEKDDWFNSRKLCKRQGADLVVIDTMEEQVFVHSHYTHSKYWIGLRNSSEERTWLWVDGSQLDVGYWDDGEPNNLGLNEDCVHGYKDLNALKNWNDIKCDNHFNWVCETSRP; this is translated from the exons ATGCTCTTTTTGGACTTTGTCTTCCACCCTTTGGGCCATTTGAAAG CTAAAAGCAGGCTGTGCTGTCCCCCTTACAAAGTAGCTACAGTGTGTCTGGGACTGCTATGTGCCTTCTCAGTGATTGTCATCATTATCCTGTTTGTCTACT TGGAGGTCCCCAAACAGTGTCCTGTGGGCTATGTACAATTCACCTCCCGATGTTACCATTTCTCCAGTGAGAAGGACGACTGGTTCAACAGCCGCAAGCTCTGCAAAAGACAGGGAGCGGACCTTGTGGTAATAGACACCATGGAGGAGCAG GTGTTTGTGCACAGTCACTATACACATAGCAAATACTGGATTGGGTTGAGGAATTCATCCGAAGAGAGGACCTGGCTATGGGTGGACGGGTCCCAGCTCGACGTGGG GTACTGGGATGACGGAGAACCCAACAACTTAGGACTGAATGAGGACTGCGTTCACGGATACAAGGATCTTAATGCTCTGAAGAACTGGAATGATATAAAATGTGACAACCACTTTAACTGGGTCTGTGAAACCAGCCGTCCGTGA
- the LOC135261545 gene encoding C-type lectin domain family 2 member B-like isoform X1 produces MDMSVRSKDDEYENTGGIYTGLILPDNNEYSTLKPTSNPIQEAQKTAKSRLCCPPYKVATVCLGLLCAFSVIVIIILFVYLEVPKQCPVGYVQFTSRCYHFSSEKDDWFNSRKLCKRQGADLVVIDTMEEQVFVHSHYTHSKYWIGLRNSSEERTWLWVDGSQLDVGYWDDGEPNNLGLNEDCVHGYKDLNALKNWNDIKCDNHFNWVCETSRP; encoded by the exons CAGTTCGATCAAAAGatgatgaatatgaaaatacagGAGGTATCTACACTGGACTAATCTTGCCTGATAATAATGAATACAGCACATTGAAGCCAACCTCAAATCCTATTCAAGAAGCACAAAAAACAG CTAAAAGCAGGCTGTGCTGTCCCCCTTACAAAGTAGCTACAGTGTGTCTGGGACTGCTATGTGCCTTCTCAGTGATTGTCATCATTATCCTGTTTGTCTACT TGGAGGTCCCCAAACAGTGTCCTGTGGGCTATGTACAATTCACCTCCCGATGTTACCATTTCTCCAGTGAGAAGGACGACTGGTTCAACAGCCGCAAGCTCTGCAAAAGACAGGGAGCGGACCTTGTGGTAATAGACACCATGGAGGAGCAG GTGTTTGTGCACAGTCACTATACACATAGCAAATACTGGATTGGGTTGAGGAATTCATCCGAAGAGAGGACCTGGCTATGGGTGGACGGGTCCCAGCTCGACGTGGG GTACTGGGATGACGGAGAACCCAACAACTTAGGACTGAATGAGGACTGCGTTCACGGATACAAGGATCTTAATGCTCTGAAGAACTGGAATGATATAAAATGTGACAACCACTTTAACTGGGTCTGTGAAACCAGCCGTCCGTGA